One part of the Lotus japonicus ecotype B-129 chromosome 2, LjGifu_v1.2 genome encodes these proteins:
- the LOC130740171 gene encoding lysine-specific demethylase JMJ13, with protein sequence MVERRSSLSKEARNGLEFLKRKRLQNANMMNRSGGDALRSSGSCGMGLQGSADVFSKRKVDKFDTSNLEWTDKIMECPVYSPTKEEFQDPLIYLQKIAPEASKYGICKIVSPLSASVPAGVVLMKEKAGFKFTTRVQPLRLAEWDTEDKVKFFMSGRNYTLRDFEKIANKIFARRYCSAGGLPPTYLEKEFWHEIGCGKMETVEYACDVDGSAFSSSPTDPLGNSKWNLKKLSRLPKSILRFLETSIPGVTEPMLYIGMLFSMFAWHVEDHYLYSINYQHCGASKTWYGIPGQEALEFERVVREHVYTTDILSSDGEDGAFDVLLGKTTLFPPNILLEHGVPVYKAVQKPGEFIITFPRAYHAGFSHGFNCGEAVNFALGDWFPLGATASRRYAFLNRVPLLPHEELLCKEAMRLCKCLELEDPDFPSLDLISHNSTKISFVNLMRFQHCARWFLMKSRVRINLSLHSHGTILCSLCKRDCYIAYVDCNCHEHPVCVRHDVESLAFKCGSKHTLRLREDIVNMEDAAKKFEQEDGVLEELSKQTETDQNMYSYPLSDLFQRAEANGYVPYCELKLDSDFECYTTPEQSNNQECATQSVFRHSSENYKEVYDVSFSSAASTLCSLSEPLESSSAPRNAEGHSNLNLGTIDFQDLGERISNSACESSLSPALYHESSAKPQGGLQRYDTKPIVDNESDDSDSGMFRVKRPSALKAERRNVNKVLSSKNSEQQGLNRLKKVRPEGKCRQPMDLSRSNESSFKFNSYPDTHKVYGDISSKDRSARGNGIPISVRYKKPCNGELSVQRDHHRSDRLQQTSREPPSIELGTKRLKVRGPSFLGLESRLS encoded by the exons ATG GTTGAACGAAGATCAAGTTTATCTAAGGAAGCTAGAAATGGGTTAGAATTTTTGAAGCGTAAAAGGCTTCAGAACGCAAATATGATGAACAGAAGTGGTGGAGATGCTTTAAGATCTTCGGGATCTTGTGGCATGGGATTGCAAGGGAGTGCAGATGTCTTTTCCAAGCGGAAGGTGGATAAGTTTGACACAAGTAATCTGGAATGGACTGATAAGATTATGGAGTGTCCTGTGTATTCTCCAACAAAGGAGGAATTTCAGGATCCTTTAATTTATTTGCAAAAAATAGCTCCTGAAGCTTCTAAATATG GCATATGCAAGATTGTTTCACCTTTGAGTGCTTCTGTACCTGCTGGGGTTGTTTTGATGAAGGAGAAAGCAGGATTCAAGTTTACAACTAGAGTGCAGCCCCTTCGCCTTGCCGAATGGGATACTGAAGACAAAGTCAAATTTTTTATGAGTGGAAG AAATTATACATTAcgtgattttgagaaaattgcGAACAAGATTTTTGCACGAAGATACTGCAGTGCTGGAGGTCTTCCTCCTACGTACTTGGAAAAAGAGTTTTGGCATGAAATCGGTTGTGGGAAAATGGAAACTGTTGAATATGCATGTGATGTTGATGGCAGTGCTTTCTCATCTTCTCCCACAGATCCACTTGGGAACAGCAAATGGAATTTGAAG AAACTTTCGCGGTTGCCCAAATCAATCTTGCGGTTCTTGGAAACGTCAATTCCG GGAGTAACAGAACCCATGCTATACATTGGAATGCTGTTTAGTATGTTTGCTTGGCATGTGGAGGATCATTATTTGTACAG CATTAATTATCAACACTGTGGGGCATCAAAAACATGGTACGGCATTCCAGGTCAAGAAGCTTTGGAATTTGAAAGGGTGGTGAGAGAACATGTGTATACTACTGATATTTTGTCAAGTGATGGGGAAGACGGAGCTTTTGATGTTCTCCTGGGGAAAACAACACTATTTCCGCCAAATATCTTGCTGGAGCATGGAGTCCCTGTCTACAAGGCTGTTCAGAAGCCAGGGGAATTTATAATAACCTTCCCTAGAGCATATCATGCTGGCTTCAGTCATG GTTTCAACTGTGGAGAAGCTGTGAATTTTGCACTTGGTGATTGGTTTCCTCTAGGGGCTACTGCTAGCCGGAGATATGCATTTCTTAACAGGGTTCCTTTGCTTCCCCATGAAGAACTTCTTTGCAAAGAAGCAATGCGGCTCTGTAAATGCTTGGAACTTGAAGATCCAGACTTTCCCTCTTTAGACTTGATTTCTCATAATAGCACTAAGATTTCTTTTGTTAATTTGATGCGTTTCCAACACTGTGCTCGCTGGTTCCTAATGAAATCAAGGGTCCGTATtaatctctctcttcattcacATGGCACGATTCTCTGTAGCCTCTGCAAACGTGACTGTTATATAGCTTATGTTGACTGCAACTGTCACGAGCATCCTGTCTGCGTACGTCATG ATGTCGAATCTCTTGCCTTCAAGTGTGGAAGCAAGCACACTCTTCGTTTGAGGGAGGACATTGTGAATATGGAAGATGCAGCCAAGAAGTTTGAGCAGGAAGATGGAGTATTGGAGGAGTTAAGCAAGCAAACCGAAACTGATCAAAATATGTATTCATATCCTTTGTCAGATTTGTTTCAGAGAGCTGAGGCAAATGGATACGTGCCTTATTGCGAGCTTAAACttgattctgattttgagtgTTATACAACTCCAGAACAGTCAAATAATCAAGAGTGTGCTACACAAAGTGTTTTCAGACATAGCTCTGAAAATTATAAAGAAGTGTATGATGTTTCCTTTTCTTCTGCTGCATCCACTCTTTGTTCTCTCTCAGAACCTCTTGAGAGCTCCTCTGCTCCCAGAAAT GCCGAGGGGCATAGTAACTTAAATTTAGGCACTATTGATTTTCAAGACCTTGGTGAAAGGATATCTAACAGTGCATGCGAATCTTCACTATCTCCTGCTCTTTATCATGAAAGCTCAGCTAAACCGCAGGGTGGTCTTCAGCGATACGACACAAAGCCCATTGTGGATAATGAAAGTGATGATTCTGATTCAGGGATGTTTAGGGTAAAGCGCCCTTCAGCTCTGAAAGCAGAGAGGAGAAATGTGAACAAGGTTTTGTCTTCAAAGAATTCTGAGCAGCAG GGACTTAATCGACTGAAGAAAGTCCGTCCTGAAggaaaatgcagacaaccaatGGACCTCAGCAGAAGCAATGAATCAAGTTTCAAATTTAATAGTTATCCTGATACTCATAAAGTTTATGGCGATATTTCCTCAAAGGACAGGTCTGCTAGGGGAAATGGCATTCCCATTTCAGTAAGGTATAAGAAGCCATGCAACGGGGAATTAAGTGTGCAACGAGATCACCACCGGAGCGATAGGTTGCAGCAAACTTCTAGGGAACCGCCTTCCATTGAGTTAGGGACAAAGCGCCTAAAAGTCCGAGGCCCCTCATTTTTGGGCTTAGAGAGCAGATTGAGTTGA